A genomic segment from Leptospira perdikensis encodes:
- a CDS encoding fibronectin type III domain-containing protein, translating to MKKIFCILFTTLFLGNCIAFLDFNRNQNEFSKDSLLLLLGSNNVGVPAGGGTADPSGTRFQSSDGLFTILIPEGAMDETVDFKITKYDSTQAPLPSGYVPTSSIYQVTPSYKFKKEVVVTIALDRAKAQSMNLNFGKSRGFHVSNTNSETEALRMPGWAGVNTTLDSENIVFHTKTFSMFGGGTPPPGNLPPVINGAYYYLKTGTLHTPYQLRADVLEPDGDPMDVYLVVGPVGGPTNYFSMTREGTTNWYQSKVPYEAMSPGGILIQVIAVDVHGQKTSRPSTGTFLYPTDSGNPTYISQYNPDRDGDGYNDVWELDNGFNPNNPSSPPGGTTYPPGIPAVVDSVEILPTQAWVQVNEPITFSARGFLAGVQKFVRVNFHTTGVGLGGSPIGSLNSSTFTATTPGVAGVFATYQSLEASASVHVADTVAPSNITDLVATPMSASRIQLRWTAPGSVGVLGQASAYEIRRSSAPITNNLQCDAAVGIAHTMVPKSSGLLEIKEIDGHLPQSTYYFCVRAIDSSGLRNSWSGTVSATTYAPTDLVPPADITTAIATVESYHQVKLNWTAVGDNGNTGSASAYEIRRRSTPIVSDDDCSASIFVPNSVVSSPAGTPLEFTASGLSSGTIHYFCIRAFDHGGNRSLWSGVLQATTPFANQSPVIQFGSNLTIDLGTEATLDASQSSDPDASFCGAQSNLYEYNWRVVSKPPLSNLATGDIQNRTTKFAKVSPDKNGEYIFEFSFKDNAGVCAGGNRTSVSLFTMQVNLVPIDAPAFVEAQAGGTSAYVQWWPVTGATSYTVYYSTSPGVTKASTSFGPVTNPYTTITGLTTGTLYYFRVVASNIGWNSAVSSFEAIALTTVMPFGTNAPGTHVDISAGQGTNSGYYPNVVIDHINRKMQVVAHNQANNDKLSLFRCNMEGTGCIHMDISAGQGGFTNYDPMVLIDHINRKLLVVARTSIGKPGLYRCNLDGTSCIHVDISAGQAVNSGISPSFVIDHTNEKLLVVTTNNANNFNPSLFRCNLDGTNCTHTDISTGQNVTHSGIFPTAIVDHVNGKLLVIAGNGYYHYKPYLYRCNLDGTNCSLTDISVGQGPHSGDFPSATLDYINRKLLVVTQNAQNSNKPSLFRCNLDGTSCTFTDISAGQGSNSGNKPSVKIDYINEKLLIVATNGANNYKPSLFSCNLDGSNCSHTDISAGQGVQSGASPRAILNPINGKIIVVTSNGANSNKPSLFIW from the coding sequence ATGAAAAAGATTTTTTGTATATTATTTACAACATTATTTCTTGGGAACTGTATTGCATTTTTAGATTTCAATCGGAATCAAAATGAATTTTCTAAGGACTCATTATTACTGCTATTAGGTTCAAATAATGTAGGGGTTCCTGCTGGTGGAGGAACCGCAGATCCTTCAGGAACACGCTTCCAATCCAGTGATGGACTTTTTACGATTTTGATTCCTGAAGGTGCGATGGATGAAACGGTAGATTTTAAGATCACAAAATATGATTCTACACAAGCACCACTTCCTTCTGGTTATGTTCCCACAAGTTCTATATATCAGGTAACACCATCTTATAAGTTTAAAAAAGAAGTGGTAGTCACCATCGCTCTGGATCGTGCCAAAGCCCAATCGATGAATTTAAACTTTGGGAAAAGTAGAGGATTTCATGTATCCAACACGAACTCAGAAACAGAGGCATTGAGGATGCCAGGTTGGGCTGGTGTGAATACAACCCTGGATTCGGAAAATATTGTTTTTCATACAAAGACCTTTTCGATGTTTGGTGGGGGAACTCCACCTCCAGGAAACCTACCTCCCGTCATCAATGGCGCCTATTATTATTTAAAAACCGGTACTTTACATACACCTTACCAATTAAGAGCTGATGTGTTAGAACCAGATGGTGACCCAATGGATGTGTATTTGGTGGTCGGACCTGTTGGTGGACCAACGAATTATTTCTCGATGACAAGAGAGGGAACAACCAATTGGTACCAATCGAAAGTACCTTATGAAGCGATGAGTCCTGGTGGAATTTTAATTCAAGTCATTGCTGTGGATGTTCATGGACAAAAAACATCGAGGCCATCAACTGGAACTTTTTTATACCCCACAGACTCTGGTAATCCCACATACATAAGTCAATACAATCCAGATCGTGATGGAGACGGATACAATGATGTCTGGGAACTTGACAACGGATTCAATCCAAACAATCCAAGTAGTCCGCCAGGGGGAACAACATACCCACCGGGAATACCTGCTGTAGTCGATAGTGTTGAAATTTTACCTACGCAAGCATGGGTACAGGTGAATGAACCCATTACATTTTCGGCTAGAGGGTTTCTCGCAGGCGTTCAAAAATTTGTTCGTGTTAATTTCCACACAACAGGCGTAGGCCTTGGCGGATCTCCCATTGGCAGTTTGAACTCATCTACCTTTACGGCGACAACACCCGGTGTAGCGGGAGTATTTGCTACTTATCAAAGTTTGGAAGCATCTGCTTCTGTTCATGTTGCCGATACGGTTGCTCCGTCGAATATCACCGATTTGGTGGCAACACCTATGTCTGCTTCCAGAATCCAATTGCGATGGACGGCACCAGGAAGTGTCGGAGTATTGGGACAAGCTTCTGCATACGAAATCAGAAGGTCTAGTGCACCCATCACAAATAATCTCCAGTGTGATGCCGCTGTTGGTATTGCACATACTATGGTTCCAAAAAGCTCAGGGTTATTGGAAATCAAAGAGATTGATGGACACCTTCCGCAATCTACATACTATTTTTGTGTTCGAGCCATTGATTCTTCTGGCCTTCGCAATTCCTGGAGTGGAACTGTATCTGCCACTACTTATGCTCCTACTGACTTAGTACCACCAGCTGACATTACTACGGCTATTGCAACCGTTGAATCCTATCATCAAGTCAAACTCAACTGGACTGCTGTGGGTGATAATGGAAACACGGGATCCGCTTCCGCTTATGAGATCAGAAGACGTTCGACTCCGATCGTATCAGATGATGACTGTTCTGCGAGTATTTTTGTTCCGAATAGTGTTGTATCTTCCCCTGCTGGAACTCCTCTAGAATTCACTGCAAGTGGACTTTCTTCGGGAACAATACATTATTTTTGTATCCGCGCTTTTGATCATGGGGGCAACCGAAGTCTTTGGAGTGGAGTTTTACAAGCAACCACACCGTTTGCCAACCAATCCCCTGTGATTCAGTTTGGTTCCAATCTTACGATTGATTTAGGTACAGAAGCTACATTGGATGCCTCACAATCATCCGACCCTGATGCCTCATTTTGTGGAGCTCAATCAAATTTATATGAATATAACTGGCGAGTGGTTTCCAAACCTCCGCTATCCAATTTAGCTACTGGGGACATTCAAAATAGAACGACTAAGTTTGCAAAAGTTTCACCTGATAAAAATGGTGAATATATATTTGAATTTTCCTTTAAAGACAATGCAGGCGTTTGCGCGGGAGGGAATCGAACTTCTGTATCTCTTTTCACAATGCAAGTCAATTTGGTTCCGATTGATGCTCCCGCTTTCGTAGAAGCGCAAGCAGGAGGAACGAGTGCTTACGTGCAGTGGTGGCCTGTGACAGGAGCCACATCGTACACAGTGTACTATAGCACAAGTCCTGGGGTGACAAAAGCTTCGACAAGTTTTGGGCCTGTGACTAATCCATATACGACCATTACGGGACTAACGACCGGAACTCTGTATTACTTTAGGGTGGTGGCGAGCAATATTGGTTGGAATAGTGCGGTTTCATCGTTTGAAGCAATCGCCCTAACAACAGTTATGCCATTTGGGACAAATGCTCCGGGAACACATGTAGATATTTCAGCGGGACAGGGGACTAATTCAGGTTATTACCCCAATGTAGTAATAGATCATATCAATAGAAAGATGCAAGTTGTCGCTCATAATCAAGCAAATAACGACAAGCTAAGTTTATTTAGGTGCAACATGGAAGGAACTGGCTGTATCCATATGGATATTTCTGCGGGACAAGGGGGTTTTACCAATTATGATCCGATGGTCTTAATAGATCACATCAATAGAAAATTGTTGGTGGTCGCTCGCACAAGTATTGGAAAGCCAGGTTTATATCGTTGCAACCTTGATGGGACTAGTTGTATTCATGTAGATATTTCAGCTGGACAAGCTGTTAATTCAGGTATTAGTCCTAGTTTCGTCATAGATCACACCAATGAAAAACTGTTGGTGGTCACGACTAATAATGCAAATAACTTTAATCCAAGTCTTTTCCGATGCAATTTGGATGGAACTAACTGTACGCATACGGATATCTCTACGGGACAAAATGTGACCCATTCGGGAATATTCCCTACTGCCATCGTAGATCATGTCAATGGAAAGTTGCTCGTTATCGCAGGAAATGGGTATTATCATTACAAACCATACCTATATAGGTGCAATCTAGATGGAACTAACTGTTCCTTAACTGATATCTCAGTAGGACAAGGGCCACATTCTGGCGATTTCCCAAGTGCAACTTTAGATTACATCAATAGAAAGTTATTGGTTGTCACTCAAAATGCACAGAACTCTAACAAACCTAGTCTATTCCGTTGCAATTTAGATGGAACTAGCTGTACCTTTACGGATATTTCTGCTGGACAAGGTAGTAATTCAGGTAACAAGCCTAGTGTAAAAATTGATTACATTAATGAAAAGTTGCTCATTGTCGCAACTAATGGCGCGAATAATTATAAACCAAGTTTATTTAGTTGCAATTTGGATGGATCTAATTGTTCACATACAGATATTTCGGCAGGGCAAGGCGTTCAATCTGGTGCTTCACCTCGTGCGATTCTAAATCCAATCAATGGAAAAATAATTGTTGTTACCTCAAATGGCGCCAACTCCAACAAACCTTCCCTCTTTATCTGGTAA
- a CDS encoding alpha/beta hydrolase, translating to MSNWEQAYSREESTFQNKDGGSIYYQIYRPKSGVKRVLVVHHGIGEHGGRYQFLLEAMAERNYAIYLIDARGHGKSDGRRGVITHFSDFFADLKELIDIAKRNEGVSKVTLLGHSMGAAVTFLYTATDNYQNDLDAYICSALPIKVKTDIVMDIKKGAGGFLAKLVPTLTVPTGLDVNMISHDRSVVEAYVKDPLVHGNVGAYLGDYLLNCYTLALESATKINVPIYMFHGREDQIALVQGTLEAFEKVNSKDKTMKIFDGLYHETMNELPQDRTIVFKELVSWIDKH from the coding sequence ATGAGTAATTGGGAACAAGCTTACTCCCGTGAGGAGTCTACCTTTCAAAACAAAGACGGCGGATCGATTTATTATCAAATCTATCGTCCAAAGTCCGGTGTCAAACGTGTGCTCGTTGTCCACCACGGAATTGGGGAACACGGAGGTCGCTACCAGTTTTTATTGGAAGCTATGGCGGAACGTAATTACGCCATCTACCTGATTGATGCCAGAGGCCATGGCAAATCGGATGGACGTCGTGGTGTCATCACACATTTTTCTGATTTTTTTGCTGACCTCAAAGAACTCATCGATATCGCCAAACGGAATGAAGGTGTTAGTAAAGTTACTTTACTTGGTCATTCCATGGGAGCAGCGGTCACCTTTCTATACACGGCCACTGACAACTATCAAAACGATTTAGATGCGTACATCTGTAGTGCACTTCCCATCAAAGTCAAAACAGACATCGTGATGGATATCAAAAAAGGTGCCGGCGGATTTTTAGCAAAACTAGTTCCTACCCTCACAGTTCCCACAGGTCTTGATGTGAATATGATTTCGCATGACAGATCAGTTGTGGAAGCCTATGTAAAAGATCCGTTAGTCCATGGAAATGTCGGAGCCTACTTAGGAGATTATTTACTTAACTGCTACACTCTCGCATTAGAATCGGCTACAAAAATCAATGTACCAATTTATATGTTCCATGGAAGAGAAGACCAAATCGCCCTGGTCCAAGGAACTTTGGAAGCCTTTGAAAAGGTAAACTCCAAAGACAAAACAATGAAAATTTTTGACGGATTGTACCACGAAACCATGAACGAACTTCCACAAGACAGAACTATCGTCTTTAAAGAGTTAGTTTCTTGGATCGATAAACACTAA
- a CDS encoding sulfatase yields the protein MDDGNLKRKNFSCSSETSFPNWFHMRATVPFALTICFCLLGCLNKSERRFPVDLVLELRNAKSKISVSKDPLPYHWKKNPGRQSRLPLSRKWENTQITFNTDKEIFLNHSLDSLFFPPGQEYEFKVPQGQYEFSSLIGLLGGAEFQTQVSGKFKIYSGEILLKEWDLTGSVKEKWNSKKSVLEIGESGSLRLVWESVDSYLFVGEPLLYPKEGNLSEKQGLEKPKSVILIVIDSARKDFFGSYGYRHSVTPVMDKMAKESVFFENPFANGNWTKPSMMSFFHSEYSSNLGLGNSWFSTKPYQRKVYYGKNRDNLAKTFREAGYFTQTIMNNVFFLDYTTVGLDLGFHNSFQVGMDIVDTEILTNQAVQFVTEYKDKPYFLHFNLNTPHASYSPPPEDMAVVRSTVPTDVFYRYESPVQRYLGEMHYTDREIGRLVDALKKQGTYDETMIIVTGDHGELFSAHHDYSYHFIMQTRFGHGETHYDEEINVPYFIKLPKSLKENLESEMAGVANGGQIRISGQSSLLSLAPTILGFLDLLPKESTYQGVDYSTCIRMTNVCPKESFIYTEGRMSESVRTENYKYIRRYPGFTTVRRTSAGEPHTMAEELYDLKKDPEEKFNLSPLPEGDSLLQIVRADFRRENFLKRNHLRILIPPCSESLCRDFLSLNVQGSIYDWKVSDAVQLISGSAKAVSLQRESKVSEGNQGEEVIFKTVNPELGANFSFSRNGKTIPVRFGRYGLEYQKSIHHLEDLIVSERQPEGFPSSPLPWVYNDGAFSGTRESEVQREMGKEVKKILETWGYIHE from the coding sequence ATGGACGATGGAAACCTAAAAAGAAAGAACTTTTCCTGTTCGTCGGAAACCAGTTTTCCAAACTGGTTCCATATGCGAGCGACCGTTCCTTTCGCCCTGACGATCTGTTTTTGTCTCCTTGGCTGTTTGAACAAATCGGAAAGACGTTTCCCTGTGGATTTGGTTTTGGAGTTACGAAATGCTAAATCCAAAATCTCCGTCTCTAAAGATCCCTTACCCTACCATTGGAAAAAAAATCCCGGTCGCCAAAGCCGTCTTCCTCTTTCTCGCAAATGGGAAAACACACAAATCACATTCAATACAGACAAAGAGATTTTTTTAAATCATTCCTTGGATTCTCTTTTTTTTCCACCGGGTCAGGAATACGAATTCAAAGTCCCCCAAGGACAATATGAATTTTCTTCGCTGATTGGACTGTTAGGTGGTGCAGAATTCCAAACCCAAGTTTCGGGAAAGTTCAAAATCTATTCAGGAGAAATACTTCTAAAGGAATGGGATCTTACTGGGTCGGTAAAGGAAAAATGGAATTCTAAAAAGAGTGTTTTAGAAATTGGGGAATCTGGATCCCTGCGGTTGGTTTGGGAGAGTGTTGATAGTTACCTTTTTGTCGGTGAACCTTTGTTATATCCAAAAGAGGGCAATCTTTCCGAAAAACAAGGGCTTGAAAAACCAAAGTCTGTGATTCTCATTGTGATTGATTCGGCGAGAAAGGATTTTTTTGGATCTTATGGATACCGACATTCAGTAACACCAGTGATGGACAAAATGGCAAAGGAATCGGTATTTTTTGAAAATCCATTTGCGAATGGGAACTGGACCAAACCTTCGATGATGTCATTTTTCCATTCGGAATATTCATCTAACCTTGGTTTGGGGAATTCTTGGTTTTCGACAAAACCCTACCAAAGAAAAGTTTATTATGGAAAAAATAGAGACAACTTAGCCAAAACCTTTCGTGAAGCGGGTTACTTCACCCAAACGATTATGAATAACGTTTTCTTTTTGGATTATACCACAGTTGGTTTGGATTTGGGATTTCATAATTCCTTTCAAGTGGGAATGGACATTGTGGATACGGAAATTCTCACAAACCAAGCGGTTCAATTTGTCACCGAATACAAAGACAAACCTTACTTTTTACATTTTAATTTGAATACCCCTCATGCTTCTTACTCTCCCCCTCCAGAGGATATGGCGGTGGTTCGTTCTACAGTTCCAACGGATGTTTTTTATCGGTACGAATCTCCGGTGCAAAGATACTTAGGGGAGATGCATTATACAGATCGTGAAATTGGACGGCTTGTGGATGCGTTAAAAAAACAAGGAACTTATGATGAAACCATGATCATCGTAACTGGTGATCATGGGGAATTATTCAGTGCCCATCATGATTATAGTTATCATTTTATCATGCAAACTCGGTTTGGTCATGGAGAAACTCATTACGATGAGGAAATCAATGTTCCCTATTTTATCAAACTTCCTAAGTCCCTAAAGGAAAACTTGGAATCGGAAATGGCGGGTGTGGCCAATGGGGGACAAATCCGAATTTCCGGCCAGTCTTCTTTGTTGTCGCTCGCTCCCACCATTCTCGGGTTTTTAGATTTATTACCCAAAGAATCCACCTACCAAGGTGTCGATTATTCCACTTGCATTCGCATGACAAATGTTTGTCCAAAAGAAAGTTTTATTTATACCGAAGGCAGGATGTCGGAATCGGTTCGGACAGAAAATTATAAATACATTCGCAGGTATCCAGGATTTACGACAGTTAGGCGAACATCGGCTGGTGAACCCCATACCATGGCAGAAGAATTGTATGATTTAAAAAAAGACCCAGAGGAAAAATTCAACCTTAGTCCTTTGCCTGAGGGAGATTCTCTTTTGCAGATTGTTAGAGCCGACTTTCGTCGTGAGAATTTTTTAAAACGAAATCATTTGCGAATTTTGATTCCCCCTTGTTCGGAATCTCTATGCCGTGATTTCCTTTCTTTAAATGTCCAAGGATCCATTTATGATTGGAAAGTTTCTGATGCGGTCCAACTAATTTCCGGTTCAGCAAAAGCAGTTTCTTTGCAAAGGGAATCAAAAGTTTCCGAGGGGAACCAAGGGGAAGAAGTTATTTTCAAAACTGTGAATCCAGAACTTGGAGCCAACTTTAGTTTTTCTCGTAATGGAAAAACGATTCCTGTTCGTTTTGGAAGGTATGGATTGGAATATCAAAAGTCGATACATCATTTAGAAGATTTGATTGTCTCGGAAAGACAACCTGAAGGATTCCCATCTTCTCCTTTACCTTGGGTGTATAACGATGGTGCCTTTAGTGGAACCAGAGAATCTGAAGTACAACGTGAGATGGGTAAAGAGGTAAAAAAAATATTAGAAACCTGGGGATACATCCACGAATAA
- a CDS encoding phosphate ABC transporter substrate-binding protein, whose protein sequence is MKNLSLLFYILITINFVACKDKQTLKVAGSETMNSMMRYLGAEYEKVNSDARVTVEGGGSESGIDRLRKGEIDMAVSSRDLNQAEFDDLRKTGNLEKVRLAYDGVALVVNPKNTVSKLNLVQTSDIFSGKIKNWKEVGGIDAPISIVIRNDKSGTQDYFQNHILKRKDLGLNEFNEFKSNVYSKDAKIVKDNVELSKFIQENPNSIGYMGMGSALVENKDKLKALDYAKTIKDPYVAPSVRNVYDRKYKLARELFIIYKTDQGDKIDAFVTFLTSEQGQVAVLQSGYLRASLPEVEVSADPVK, encoded by the coding sequence ATGAAAAACCTTTCTCTGCTTTTTTACATTTTGATTACAATTAATTTTGTCGCCTGTAAGGACAAACAAACCTTGAAAGTGGCGGGTTCTGAAACCATGAACAGTATGATGCGATACTTAGGAGCCGAATACGAAAAGGTAAATTCTGATGCTCGTGTAACAGTCGAAGGTGGTGGATCCGAATCCGGAATTGATAGATTACGAAAAGGTGAAATCGATATGGCAGTTTCTTCCCGCGACTTAAACCAAGCGGAATTTGATGACCTTCGTAAAACAGGAAACTTAGAAAAAGTAAGATTGGCTTACGACGGTGTCGCTCTTGTCGTGAATCCCAAAAACACTGTCTCCAAACTCAACTTGGTTCAAACCTCTGATATCTTCTCTGGAAAAATTAAAAACTGGAAGGAAGTTGGTGGTATCGATGCTCCCATTTCTATCGTGATCCGTAATGATAAATCGGGAACTCAAGATTATTTCCAAAATCATATCCTCAAAAGAAAGGATTTAGGTTTGAATGAATTCAACGAATTCAAATCCAACGTGTACTCAAAGGATGCAAAAATCGTGAAAGACAATGTTGAATTGTCTAAATTCATTCAAGAAAATCCGAATAGCATTGGTTATATGGGAATGGGGTCTGCCCTTGTGGAAAACAAAGATAAATTAAAAGCTTTGGATTATGCCAAAACAATAAAAGATCCTTATGTGGCACCGTCAGTACGTAATGTATACGACAGAAAATATAAACTCGCTCGTGAATTGTTTATCATTTATAAAACCGATCAAGGTGATAAAATTGATGCCTTTGTTACTTTCCTTACCAGCGAACAAGGACAGGTGGCGGTATTACAATCGGGATATTTGAGAGCATCATTACCGGAAGTGGAAGTTTCTGCAGATCCGGTGAAATAA
- a CDS encoding 1-acyl-sn-glycerol-3-phosphate acyltransferase, translating into MKDSFIPPRFEFPFALGLDLGFPILSKLLFNIDGVEIAKEDELHLKEIKNKRVMYLSNQPSEIEPIIAYYVANQIGTRFHFMTSRSIFNWAFGLVGEVIKRVGAFSVIAGTLNRNAIKTAKQILAESNGKLVMYPEGMVSGENDNLVSFMPGVAQVSFWGLEAALEKDPKAELWIQPSFVKYRISGSRDSILADIESSLSRIERKLKLYPGGRTLLRRFLTVGRVMLEETEFELGIPRSETDGKDFDYRLGRARHTALNLAASILNVKFHESDNAIQKIRLLFMTLDSLAAGAPLSSTPKNLTDQNIRRAKQLVDTAYAFIITKPKNLIQWPSAERLMEWICSFEKHIFGKTEARARVAHVVVAPAFSLAPYFEIYQSNKKEAIQSLLIEIRKEMELLMERGKKISEPIVPPYSVGLDLQIG; encoded by the coding sequence ATGAAAGATTCTTTTATTCCTCCTCGTTTTGAATTTCCCTTTGCTTTAGGACTCGACTTAGGTTTCCCCATTCTTTCCAAACTTCTCTTCAATATTGATGGAGTAGAAATTGCAAAAGAAGATGAACTCCATCTAAAAGAAATCAAAAACAAAAGGGTGATGTATTTATCCAACCAACCAAGCGAAATCGAACCCATCATTGCTTATTATGTTGCGAATCAAATTGGAACGAGATTTCACTTTATGACCTCCCGTAGTATTTTTAATTGGGCCTTTGGTTTGGTGGGTGAGGTCATCAAACGAGTGGGTGCATTTTCTGTCATTGCAGGAACTCTCAATCGAAATGCGATCAAGACCGCTAAACAAATATTAGCTGAATCTAATGGGAAATTAGTGATGTATCCGGAAGGAATGGTTTCTGGTGAAAACGACAATTTGGTTTCGTTTATGCCTGGTGTGGCTCAAGTTTCCTTTTGGGGACTCGAGGCTGCTTTGGAAAAAGATCCCAAGGCAGAATTATGGATCCAACCGAGTTTTGTGAAATATAGAATCTCTGGTTCTAGGGATTCTATCCTTGCGGACATTGAATCTTCTCTTTCTCGGATTGAACGCAAACTCAAACTTTATCCCGGTGGACGAACACTGCTTCGTCGGTTTTTAACTGTTGGTCGCGTGATGTTGGAAGAAACCGAATTTGAATTGGGAATTCCAAGATCGGAGACCGATGGAAAGGATTTTGATTACCGATTGGGTCGGGCAAGGCATACAGCTCTCAACCTTGCAGCTTCCATTTTAAACGTGAAGTTTCATGAATCAGACAATGCCATTCAAAAAATTCGATTGTTGTTTATGACATTGGATAGTTTGGCTGCTGGAGCTCCTCTTTCTTCTACACCTAAAAATCTTACCGATCAAAACATTCGTAGAGCCAAACAATTGGTGGACACAGCGTACGCCTTTATCATTACCAAACCCAAAAATTTAATCCAATGGCCGTCTGCAGAACGTTTGATGGAATGGATTTGTAGTTTTGAAAAACATATTTTTGGAAAGACGGAAGCAAGAGCAAGGGTTGCTCATGTAGTTGTGGCTCCTGCTTTTTCTTTGGCGCCATATTTCGAAATTTACCAGTCGAACAAAAAAGAAGCCATCCAAAGTTTACTGATTGAGATTCGTAAAGAGATGGAACTTCTGATGGAACGAGGGAAAAAGATTAGTGAACCCATTGTCCCTCCATATTCTGTCGGACTCGATTTACAAATCGGTTAG
- a CDS encoding OmpA family protein → MTRLRLLFSFVIFLPLLASTPVPTGKTTFQWKWKENQVLELNEYHDVFFRVGTKTVEREDKNRVVMKPKKCSSDSCLVNAFFDTYIRYGKTSGPFWKDKEFLSDFTLFRNGRYEVPNEFIMPNLRSFPSFPDTPISVSDVWKLPAEESFDFNAERIRVKVLPEYTFQGIFPWSEGNYKGNCEKITYTYPIFYTKPEGEKMVPNVPYKIFGFASGTVFFNASRGVPEFKEVKLSYTFIYPNGTVQEANFHIKGIYFLRNQVNAKDKEAIREDILGDLIVGYTGDPNGSKLGDPNKLPSNGKEPNNENLGRITDTGEIPAPEKNTDPEKLPITVRTSDDGIVFSLDSILFDFNDSKLKPDAETAVAKIAEILKKYPDREIRVSGHTDNVGKKEYNQKLSEDRAKSVLHALVDNHQMDEKHISFKGYADDVPIVPNDTETNRHKNRRVEITLVLD, encoded by the coding sequence ATGACTCGGCTCCGATTGTTATTTAGTTTTGTCATTTTTCTCCCACTTTTGGCCTCTACACCTGTGCCAACAGGAAAAACTACCTTCCAATGGAAATGGAAAGAAAACCAAGTTTTAGAATTGAATGAATACCATGATGTATTCTTCCGTGTGGGTACAAAAACGGTGGAAAGAGAAGATAAAAACAGAGTGGTGATGAAACCAAAAAAATGTTCATCTGATTCTTGTTTGGTGAATGCTTTTTTTGACACTTATATACGTTATGGCAAAACCTCAGGTCCTTTTTGGAAGGACAAAGAATTTTTATCCGATTTTACTCTATTCCGAAATGGCCGGTATGAAGTTCCCAATGAATTCATAATGCCAAACCTTCGCAGTTTTCCGAGTTTCCCTGACACACCGATTTCCGTTTCTGATGTTTGGAAATTACCTGCAGAAGAATCGTTTGATTTTAATGCAGAACGTATTCGTGTCAAAGTCCTTCCTGAATATACCTTCCAAGGAATTTTTCCTTGGTCAGAAGGAAATTATAAAGGGAATTGTGAAAAAATTACATACACCTATCCAATTTTTTATACCAAACCAGAAGGAGAAAAGATGGTACCAAACGTACCATACAAAATTTTTGGTTTTGCTTCAGGAACAGTTTTTTTTAACGCGAGCAGAGGTGTTCCTGAATTTAAAGAAGTAAAATTATCATACACGTTTATTTATCCGAACGGAACCGTACAGGAAGCCAACTTTCATATCAAAGGAATTTATTTCCTCCGCAACCAAGTGAATGCCAAAGACAAAGAGGCAATTCGTGAAGACATCCTAGGTGATCTCATTGTGGGATATACGGGAGATCCGAATGGATCAAAGTTAGGTGATCCTAACAAACTTCCATCCAATGGAAAAGAACCTAATAACGAAAATTTAGGACGAATCACGGACACGGGAGAAATTCCCGCTCCAGAAAAAAATACAGATCCAGAAAAACTTCCCATCACGGTGCGAACTTCCGATGACGGAATTGTATTTTCCTTGGATTCCATTCTTTTTGATTTTAATGATAGCAAACTGAAACCCGATGCCGAAACAGCAGTCGCAAAAATCGCAGAAATCCTAAAAAAATACCCGGATCGGGAAATTCGAGTTTCCGGTCATACAGACAATGTTGGAAAAAAAGAATACAACCAAAAACTATCCGAAGATAGAGCCAAGTCCGTACTTCATGCGTTAGTTGATAATCATCAAATGGATGAAAAACATATTTCCTTCAAAGGGTATGCCGATGATGTGCCGATTGTTCCCAATGATACAGAAACAAACCGACATAAAAACCGTCGGGTGGAAATTACATTAGTTTTAGATTAA
- a CDS encoding dihydrofolate reductase family protein: protein MEYWRTVLENPTGDPTKDDFAVAIDHIPKVVFSRTLKSLDWKTAKLATQDLEKEVVELKRQPGKDIFACSPSLIVSLTKLNLIDKYQLCVHPIIAGSGLTLFKDISEQITLQLIKTKTIHCGAVLLHYQPIKE from the coding sequence ATGGAATATTGGCGCACCGTTCTGGAAAATCCTACGGGAGACCCAACGAAAGATGATTTTGCAGTAGCCATTGATCATATACCGAAAGTTGTTTTTTCTCGAACTTTGAAAAGTTTAGATTGGAAAACGGCTAAATTAGCAACTCAGGATCTTGAAAAGGAAGTGGTGGAACTTAAACGCCAACCCGGAAAAGACATATTTGCCTGCAGTCCAAGTTTGATCGTTTCTTTGACAAAACTGAATTTAATAGACAAATACCAGTTATGTGTTCATCCCATTATTGCTGGTAGTGGTTTGACTTTATTTAAAGACATCAGTGAACAAATTACTCTCCAACTCATAAAAACCAAAACGATTCATTGCGGTGCTGTTCTTTTACATTACCAACCAATCAAAGAATAA